In the Kitasatospora terrestris genome, one interval contains:
- a CDS encoding SsgA family sporulation/cell division regulator — protein sequence MQEAITQLPLRLTAGPGRYWYVPTTCRYRTDDPYAVTMVFEDAAGETRWLLSRDLLLAGLERPVGDGDVHIAPARIGETMITLSGQEGIALLHTATEPLARFLTDTLLLVPLGDEEHHVDWDAAIAGFLTT from the coding sequence ATGCAGGAAGCCATCACCCAGTTGCCGCTCCGGCTGACCGCCGGACCCGGCCGGTACTGGTACGTGCCCACCACCTGCCGGTATCGCACCGACGACCCCTACGCGGTGACGATGGTCTTCGAGGACGCCGCCGGCGAAACCAGGTGGCTGCTCTCCCGCGATCTGCTGCTGGCCGGCCTGGAGCGACCGGTCGGCGACGGCGACGTCCACATCGCCCCCGCCCGCATCGGCGAAACCATGATCACCCTCAGCGGCCAGGAGGGCATCGCCCTGCTGCACACCGCGACCGAACCCCTCGCCCGGTTCCTCACCGACACCCTGCTCCTGGTCCCGCTCGGCGACGAAGAACACCACGTCGACTGGGATGCCGCCATCGCCGGATTCCTGACCACCTGA
- a CDS encoding DUF3618 domain-containing protein gives MGATPDELRGEVEARRAHLAHNVDRLADRITPSRVAHRQADAARQKMTGIKERVMGTAHDTNASAQHAAAAVGDTAGHLTDTAKDTAGQIGGAIQQTPAKLRRQTQGSPLGAGIMAFGAGLLAAALIPTSRPEQRAGAMLREHQEVLEPVKEAAVDAVREVRNELREPAADALEAVKSTAQEAADTTKGAAQDAGRRTAEELKETGQETAAEIRQAHP, from the coding sequence ATGGGTGCGACACCCGACGAGCTGAGGGGCGAGGTCGAAGCCCGACGCGCCCACCTGGCACACAACGTCGACCGCCTCGCTGACCGGATCACCCCCAGCCGAGTGGCCCACCGCCAGGCCGACGCCGCACGCCAGAAGATGACCGGAATCAAGGAGCGAGTCATGGGCACCGCACACGACACGAACGCCTCCGCCCAGCACGCGGCCGCCGCCGTCGGCGACACGGCCGGGCACCTCACCGACACCGCGAAGGACACGGCCGGCCAGATCGGCGGCGCCATCCAGCAGACCCCCGCGAAGCTGCGCCGGCAGACGCAGGGAAGCCCGCTGGGTGCCGGCATCATGGCGTTCGGCGCGGGCCTGCTCGCTGCCGCCCTGATCCCCACCAGCAGGCCCGAGCAGCGGGCCGGGGCGATGCTCCGGGAGCACCAGGAGGTGCTGGAGCCGGTGAAGGAAGCCGCCGTGGACGCCGTCCGGGAGGTCCGGAATGAGCTGCGGGAGCCCGCTGCGGACGCCCTGGAGGCGGTGAAGTCCACCGCCCAGGAGGCCGCCGACACGACCAAGGGCGCCGCGCAGGACGCCGGTCGGCGTACCGCGGAAGAGCTAAAGGAGACCGGCCAGGAAACCGCGGCGGAGATCCGCCAGGCCCACCCCTGA
- a CDS encoding SigE family RNA polymerase sigma factor — protein MRGQDQLSFEAYAAGCERRLYRTAYLLCGDRHRAEDLAQTTMAKLFAHWWRASQMENLDAYARTVLTRTFLGEQRRLAVARRLGMLASPPEISPGEDSDLRVTLLNALAELPVRARAMVVLRYWEDLSVETVADLLGCSTGTVKSQCSRALARLREQLGESSPYLPA, from the coding sequence ATGCGCGGACAGGACCAGTTGAGCTTCGAGGCGTACGCGGCGGGCTGCGAACGGCGGCTCTACCGGACGGCGTACCTGCTGTGCGGGGACCGGCACCGGGCCGAGGACCTCGCCCAGACGACGATGGCAAAGCTGTTCGCGCACTGGTGGCGGGCGTCACAGATGGAGAACCTCGACGCCTACGCCCGGACGGTGCTGACCCGGACGTTCCTCGGGGAGCAGCGCCGGCTGGCAGTGGCCCGGCGGCTCGGGATGCTGGCGTCGCCGCCCGAAATTTCCCCGGGGGAGGACAGCGACCTGCGGGTGACGCTGCTGAACGCGCTGGCGGAACTGCCGGTCCGGGCCCGGGCGATGGTCGTCCTGCGGTACTGGGAGGACCTGAGCGTGGAGACGGTCGCCGACCTGCTCGGCTGCAGCACCGGGACCGTCAAGAGCCAGTGCTCGCGCGCCCTGGCCAGGCTCCGCGAGCAGCTGGGCGAGTCGAGCCCGTACCTGCCCGCGTGA
- a CDS encoding SRPBCC family protein, giving the protein MSRVQETIDVDVPVSTAYNQWTQFEEFPLFMEGVEEITQIDDRHNHWRTRIAGVSREFDTEIVDQVPDDHVSWRTTGGEVQQTGMVSFQPLDTGRTRIVMIMDFQPEGMAEKAADMTNVLDRQVKGDLKRFKHFIEERGTETGGYRDRL; this is encoded by the coding sequence ATGAGCAGGGTGCAGGAGACGATCGACGTCGACGTGCCGGTCAGCACCGCCTACAACCAGTGGACGCAGTTCGAGGAGTTCCCGTTGTTCATGGAGGGGGTGGAGGAGATCACGCAGATCGACGACCGGCACAACCACTGGAGGACGAGGATCGCCGGGGTCTCCCGGGAGTTCGACACCGAGATCGTCGACCAGGTCCCGGACGACCACGTCAGCTGGCGCACCACCGGCGGAGAGGTGCAGCAGACCGGCATGGTGTCCTTCCAGCCGCTGGACACCGGCCGCACCCGGATCGTCATGATCATGGACTTCCAGCCGGAGGGGATGGCGGAGAAGGCCGCGGACATGACGAACGTGCTCGACCGGCAGGTGAAGGGCGACCTCAAGCGGTTCAAGCACTTCATCGAGGAACGCGGCACCGAGACCGGCGGCTACCGCGACCGCCTCTGA
- a CDS encoding phage holin family protein — MALSYSEQAASGAPVTPDPAPPAADRSTPPPGRQSEGDSLGDLIGEITSDLSQLVRDEIDLAKAEIKQEANKAAKASGMLAGAGYAGHLVLVLASLTLVFALGNAMNLAWAALIVTALWAVAGAVLYRAGRSRLKDVRLKPEQTIETLKEDAAWVRHPTS; from the coding sequence ATGGCCCTCTCCTACTCGGAACAGGCCGCTTCGGGCGCGCCGGTCACACCGGACCCCGCGCCCCCGGCCGCCGACCGTTCGACGCCGCCCCCGGGGCGGCAGAGCGAGGGTGATTCGCTCGGCGACCTGATCGGCGAGATCACCAGTGACCTCAGCCAGCTGGTGCGGGACGAGATCGACCTGGCGAAGGCGGAGATCAAGCAGGAGGCGAACAAAGCCGCGAAGGCGTCCGGCATGCTCGCCGGTGCCGGCTACGCCGGACACCTCGTACTCGTCCTGGCCAGCCTGACCCTGGTCTTCGCGCTCGGCAACGCGATGAACCTCGCCTGGGCAGCCTTGATCGTCACAGCGCTGTGGGCCGTGGCGGGAGCCGTGCTCTACCGCGCAGGCCGCAGTCGGCTCAAGGACGTCCGCCTCAAGCCCGAACAGACCATCGAGACCTTGAAGGAGGACGCCGCATGGGTGCGACACCCGACGAGCTGA
- a CDS encoding GAF domain-containing SpoIIE family protein phosphatase, with amino-acid sequence MEQPEQGGEQRTDVARVSMPGLGEDDLDRIQAGLRQIARTHGRMQELLAAVLAVSRELDLDAVLHIITDTARQLVGARYAALGVLDEDGAFTQLVTAGEGAQAFAALGDRMPHGEGILGDLVRHPAPLRVDDLGTHPHAQGFPEGHPPMTTLLGVPVLVRERVYGNLYLADKTDGTSFTDVDQDIVTALAGAAGVAIENARLYQQLRRATEDFQRRLLPAMPTVEGLELHVRYQPATQAPRIGGDWYDLVRLADRVPCLVIGDVMGHGIEAAALMSQISNMLRVIAYDEQEPPSRILRRLDEVLHELHDAPMATVTVARLEPHPGGGRLLRWASAGHLPPLVAVPGGRAFYLPTDAGPPLGVEPELHRTDHEEHLPVGATVVLHTDGLVERRDHPIDHTMAHLARTAAARTADPLPDLCDALLGEQQVLPDDVALLAVRVTA; translated from the coding sequence GTGGAGCAGCCGGAGCAGGGCGGGGAACAGCGCACCGACGTTGCCAGGGTCTCGATGCCGGGACTGGGCGAGGACGATCTGGACCGTATCCAAGCCGGACTGCGTCAGATCGCGCGCACGCACGGCCGGATGCAGGAGCTGCTGGCCGCCGTCCTGGCCGTCTCCCGCGAGCTGGACCTGGACGCGGTGCTGCACATCATCACCGACACCGCCCGCCAACTGGTCGGCGCCCGCTACGCGGCTCTCGGCGTCCTCGACGAGGACGGCGCGTTCACGCAGCTGGTCACCGCCGGAGAGGGCGCGCAGGCGTTCGCCGCCCTCGGCGACCGGATGCCGCACGGCGAGGGCATCCTCGGCGACCTGGTACGCCATCCGGCCCCGCTACGCGTCGACGACCTGGGCACGCACCCCCACGCCCAGGGCTTCCCCGAAGGCCACCCGCCCATGACCACCCTGCTGGGCGTGCCGGTCCTGGTGCGCGAACGCGTCTACGGCAACCTCTACCTCGCCGACAAGACGGACGGCACCTCCTTCACCGACGTCGACCAGGACATCGTCACCGCCCTGGCGGGCGCGGCCGGCGTGGCGATCGAAAACGCCCGCCTGTACCAGCAACTGCGCCGGGCGACCGAGGACTTCCAGCGCCGCCTGCTGCCCGCCATGCCCACCGTCGAAGGCCTGGAACTGCACGTCCGCTACCAGCCGGCCACCCAGGCTCCCAGGATCGGCGGCGACTGGTACGACCTCGTCCGCCTGGCCGATCGCGTCCCGTGCCTGGTGATCGGCGACGTGATGGGCCACGGCATCGAGGCGGCCGCACTGATGAGCCAGATCAGCAACATGCTCCGCGTGATCGCCTACGACGAACAGGAGCCGCCCAGCCGCATCCTGCGCCGTCTGGACGAGGTGCTGCACGAACTGCACGACGCCCCGATGGCCACCGTCACCGTCGCCCGCCTCGAACCCCACCCGGGCGGCGGCCGGCTGCTGCGCTGGGCCAGTGCCGGCCACCTACCGCCGCTCGTGGCCGTCCCCGGTGGCAGGGCGTTCTACCTGCCGACCGATGCGGGTCCGCCGCTCGGCGTGGAGCCCGAGCTGCACCGCACCGACCACGAGGAGCACCTGCCGGTCGGTGCCACCGTGGTCCTGCACACCGACGGCCTGGTCGAACGCCGCGACCACCCGATCGACCACACCATGGCCCACCTCGCCCGCACCGCAGCCGCCCGCACCGCAGATCCGCTACCCGACCTGTGCGACGCGCTGCTCGGCGAGCAACAGGTGCTGCCCGACGACGTCGCCCTGCTCGCCGTCCGCGTCACCGCTTGA
- a CDS encoding ZIP family zinc transporter: MTGVVEAGLWGLVAGGALLVGAAVGYGVRVPQWVIASVMAFGAGVLLSAVSFELLGEAYDEAGLAPAAVGALCGALAYTAGNVVLARRGARHRKRSGHGRSQPSESEQQGSGTALALGALLDGVPESAVIGVSLLEGGAVSTVTVAAVFLSNIPEGLSSAAGMHAAGRSRRYVFTVWGAITAISGLAAVAGYQLLGGAPAAVVAGVTAVAAGAILAMIADTMIPEAFEDAHLAIGLIVVSGFLLSFALSHA; this comes from the coding sequence ATGACAGGTGTGGTGGAAGCAGGGCTGTGGGGACTGGTGGCGGGCGGTGCGCTGCTGGTCGGCGCGGCGGTGGGGTACGGGGTTCGGGTGCCGCAGTGGGTGATCGCGTCGGTGATGGCCTTCGGAGCGGGCGTGCTGCTGTCGGCGGTGTCGTTCGAGTTGCTGGGCGAGGCCTACGACGAGGCCGGGTTGGCCCCTGCTGCGGTGGGGGCACTGTGCGGCGCGCTCGCGTACACCGCGGGCAACGTCGTGCTCGCTCGGCGTGGGGCGAGGCACCGCAAGCGGTCCGGGCACGGCCGCTCGCAGCCCTCGGAGAGCGAGCAGCAGGGATCGGGCACCGCGCTCGCGCTCGGCGCGCTGCTGGACGGCGTGCCGGAATCCGCGGTGATCGGCGTCAGCCTGCTCGAAGGCGGGGCGGTCAGCACGGTGACGGTGGCGGCCGTCTTCCTCAGCAACATCCCCGAAGGGCTCTCCAGCGCGGCCGGCATGCACGCCGCCGGGCGCAGCAGGCGGTACGTGTTCACGGTGTGGGGCGCGATCACGGCGATCAGCGGGCTGGCGGCGGTGGCCGGCTACCAGCTGCTCGGTGGTGCTCCGGCAGCTGTCGTGGCGGGGGTGACGGCGGTGGCGGCCGGTGCGATCCTCGCGATGATCGCCGACACGATGATCCCCGAAGCGTTCGAGGACGCCCACCTCGCGATCGGCCTGATCGTGGTCAGCGGATTCCTGCTGTCCTTCGCCCTCTCCCACGCCTGA